The proteins below are encoded in one region of Streptomyces marianii:
- a CDS encoding DUF3097 domain-containing protein, whose translation MRSYSPDLTPPWKRSAPVPEVPADPDLVVEEVSTGFCGAVIRCEAGTVTLEDRFGKHRVFPMEPRGFLLEGRVVTLVRPSSGAPARPTRTASGSVAVPGARARVARAGRIYVEGRHDAELVEKVWGDDLRIEGVVVEYLEGVDDLPAVVAEFAPAADARLGVLVDHLVPGSKESRIAESVTDPHVLVVGHPYIDVWEAVKPSSLGIPAWPSVPRGQDWKTGVCRALGWPPNTGAAWQHVLSRVNSYKDLEPALLGRVEELIDFVTA comes from the coding sequence ATGCGCAGCTACAGTCCCGATCTGACGCCCCCGTGGAAGCGGTCCGCTCCCGTGCCGGAGGTCCCCGCCGATCCCGACCTGGTGGTCGAGGAGGTCTCCACGGGTTTCTGCGGTGCGGTGATCCGGTGCGAGGCGGGGACGGTGACGCTGGAGGACCGCTTCGGCAAGCACCGGGTGTTCCCGATGGAGCCGCGGGGCTTCCTGCTGGAGGGCAGGGTGGTCACCCTCGTGCGGCCCTCGTCCGGCGCGCCCGCGCGGCCCACCCGCACGGCCTCCGGTTCGGTCGCGGTGCCCGGCGCCCGCGCCCGGGTCGCCCGTGCCGGCCGCATCTACGTGGAGGGCCGTCACGACGCGGAGCTGGTGGAGAAGGTCTGGGGCGACGACCTGCGCATCGAGGGCGTGGTCGTCGAGTACCTGGAGGGCGTCGACGACCTGCCCGCCGTCGTCGCCGAGTTCGCCCCGGCCGCCGACGCCAGGCTGGGCGTGCTCGTGGACCATCTGGTGCCGGGTTCCAAGGAGTCCCGCATCGCGGAGTCGGTGACGGACCCGCACGTCCTGGTGGTCGGCCACCCGTACATCGACGTGTGGGAGGCGGTGAAACCGTCGTCGCTGGGCATCCCCGCCTGGCCGTCGGTGCCGCGGGGGCAGGACTGGAAGACGGGTGTCTGCCGGGCGCTCGGCTGGCCGCCGAACACGGGAGCGGCCTGGCAGCACGTCCTGTCCCGGGTGAACAGCTACAAGGACCTGGAACCGGCGCTGCTGGGGCGGGTCGAGGAATTGATCGACTTCGTCACCGCCTGA
- the hemW gene encoding radical SAM family heme chaperone HemW — MPSALPDGEPMPVDGALPPHALEGAAGRPLGFYLHVPYCATRCGYCDFNTYTASELRGTGGVLASRDNYADTLVEEIRLARKVLGDDPRQVRTVFVGGGTPTLLPAAGLVRMLGAVREEFGLADDAEITTEANPESVDPAYLAELRAGGFNRVSFGMQSARRHVLKVLDRTHTPGRPEACVAEAREAGFEHVNLDLIYGTPGESDDDWRASLDAAIGAGPDHVSGYALIVEEGTQLARRIRRGEVPMTDDDVHADRYLIADEVLAGAGYEWYEVSNWARSEAGRCLHNELYWRGADWWGAGPGAHSHVGGVRWWNVKHPGAYAAALAEGRSPGAAREVLPDEDRRVERVLLELRLREGCPLDLLRPPGLAASRRALEDGLLEPGPYEAGRAVLTLRGRLLADAVVRDLVD, encoded by the coding sequence ATGCCTTCCGCACTGCCTGATGGTGAGCCCATGCCCGTCGACGGGGCGCTGCCCCCGCACGCCCTGGAGGGCGCGGCCGGCCGGCCGCTCGGGTTCTATCTGCACGTCCCGTACTGCGCCACGCGCTGCGGCTACTGCGACTTCAACACGTACACGGCGAGCGAGCTGCGCGGCACCGGTGGTGTCCTGGCCTCGCGCGACAACTACGCGGACACGCTCGTCGAGGAGATCAGGCTCGCCCGCAAGGTCCTCGGCGACGACCCGAGGCAGGTCAGGACCGTGTTCGTGGGCGGCGGGACCCCCACGCTGCTGCCCGCCGCCGGCCTCGTCCGGATGCTGGGCGCCGTCCGCGAGGAGTTCGGCCTCGCCGACGACGCGGAGATCACCACGGAGGCCAACCCGGAGTCCGTCGACCCGGCCTACCTGGCGGAGCTGCGGGCCGGGGGCTTCAACCGGGTGTCCTTCGGCATGCAGAGCGCCCGGCGCCACGTGCTGAAGGTGCTCGACCGCACCCACACGCCCGGCCGGCCCGAGGCCTGTGTCGCGGAGGCCCGGGAGGCGGGCTTCGAGCACGTGAACCTCGACCTCATCTACGGCACGCCCGGTGAGAGCGACGACGACTGGCGCGCCTCGCTCGACGCCGCCATCGGCGCAGGCCCCGACCATGTGAGCGGGTACGCCCTGATCGTGGAGGAGGGCACCCAGCTGGCCCGCCGGATCCGGCGGGGGGAGGTGCCGATGACGGACGACGACGTCCACGCCGACCGCTATCTGATCGCCGACGAGGTCCTGGCCGGCGCCGGGTACGAGTGGTACGAGGTCTCCAACTGGGCCCGCTCGGAGGCCGGCCGCTGTCTGCACAACGAGTTGTACTGGCGCGGCGCCGACTGGTGGGGCGCGGGCCCGGGCGCCCACAGCCACGTCGGCGGGGTGCGGTGGTGGAACGTCAAGCACCCCGGCGCGTACGCGGCGGCGCTGGCGGAGGGGCGCTCGCCCGGCGCCGCGCGCGAGGTCCTGCCGGACGAGGACCGGCGGGTGGAGCGGGTGCTCCTCGAACTGCGGCTGCGCGAGGGCTGCCCGCTGGACCTGCTCCGGCCGCCGGGCCTGGCGGCCTCCCGCCGGGCCCTGGAGGACGGGCTGCTGGAGCCCGGGCCCTACGAGGCGGGCCGGGCGGTGCTCACGCTGCGCGGCCGGCTCCTGGCGGACGCGGTGGTCCGGGACCTGGTGGACTGA
- a CDS encoding MBL fold metallo-hydrolase, with protein MDVRWEDFGWERLAGGVGRRRLPGWDATVGLVAGGSAALLYDTGSTLREGAEIRTQAESLLGGRRVTHIALSHPHFDHVLGTAAFPGAEVYGAVGVDSLLARDRAVLRDDAIRHGMPPDDAARATDALVVPRHVVSGEWTLDLGGRQVMLANVGPGHSRHDLVLLVPGDREVVFCGDLVEESGDPQAGPDAIPSRWPAALDRLLALGGEDAVYVPGHGAAVDAAFVRAQRDELARRFGVS; from the coding sequence ATGGACGTCCGTTGGGAAGACTTCGGCTGGGAACGGCTCGCCGGCGGCGTCGGGCGGCGGCGCCTGCCCGGCTGGGACGCGACGGTGGGCCTGGTGGCCGGCGGGAGTGCGGCGCTCCTGTACGACACGGGCTCGACGCTCCGCGAGGGGGCGGAGATCCGGACCCAGGCCGAGTCCCTCCTCGGCGGCCGGCGTGTGACGCATATCGCGCTCAGCCACCCTCACTTCGACCACGTGCTCGGCACGGCCGCGTTCCCCGGGGCCGAGGTGTACGGCGCGGTCGGCGTCGACAGCCTCCTGGCCCGGGACCGGGCCGTGCTGCGCGACGACGCGATCCGCCACGGGATGCCGCCGGACGACGCGGCACGGGCCACCGACGCCCTGGTCGTCCCTCGGCACGTCGTCTCCGGCGAGTGGACGCTCGACCTCGGCGGCCGCCAGGTGATGCTGGCGAACGTCGGACCGGGCCACAGCCGTCACGACCTGGTGCTGCTGGTGCCCGGCGACCGCGAGGTCGTCTTCTGCGGCGACCTGGTGGAGGAGTCGGGCGACCCGCAGGCCGGACCGGACGCCATTCCGTCCCGCTGGCCGGCGGCGCTGGACCGGCTGCTGGCGCTGGGCGGGGAGGACGCGGTGTACGTCCCGGGGCACGGGGCGGCGGTGGACGCCGCGTTCGTACGCGCCCAACGCGATGAGCTGGCCCGGCGGTTCGGGGTGTCGTAG
- a CDS encoding SpoIIE family protein phosphatase, with protein sequence MQQETAHRSVQLLPRRGGVRPAARTSLPGNPLAASAARRFVRAALADWTRLGTVTTRGTDRLADDAALVVSELATNAVIHAGTGVEVLARLDPATEDDPAALVIEVSDHHPARVVRGDGHEQEGTDPGEADHGRGLHLVAALAASWGITYRPGLKTVWARLPLDGFDGAAPARAGEAPRQRGVRAAEILAPSPRGSVRDDRQWVGRGALSFLAEASGLLAGQLDEDMVAALAGQLLVPRLADWCAVWLDGETGPAPRPARVWHADESVIEGLREALAGDPPRLPDEPRGTAVPVPVAWPPADAGSAVAFRLTVGARPLGTLLLGREAPPGVPDEALALLEDFARRVGLAIGAARQYTRQATISRVLQRGLLPAQVARIPGVDSSLVYEPSDEGLAGGDFYDIFPAGSGGRWCFMLGDVQGSGPEAAVVTGLARPWLRLLAREGYQVAGVLDRLNGLLLDDALEAAEAAALTAAGPAAAGPAGAGSGSGHEGPRSRFLSLLYGELTPLPEGGVRCALACAGHPLPLLLRPDGTVRPAAASQLLLGVVEDVAYESQTFELMPGDTLLCVTDGVTERRSGRRMFDDSDGLAQALAGCTGLTAEEVADRIRRAVHTFAEAPPDDDLALLVLQARRSPGR encoded by the coding sequence ATGCAGCAGGAGACCGCCCACCGTTCGGTGCAGCTGCTCCCGCGGCGTGGCGGCGTTCGCCCGGCGGCCCGCACCAGCCTGCCCGGGAACCCCCTCGCCGCGTCCGCCGCCCGCCGCTTCGTCCGGGCCGCGCTCGCCGACTGGACCCGGCTCGGGACGGTCACCACGCGCGGTACGGACCGGCTCGCCGACGACGCCGCACTGGTCGTCAGCGAACTCGCCACCAACGCCGTCATCCACGCGGGAACCGGCGTCGAGGTACTCGCCCGGCTCGACCCGGCGACCGAGGACGACCCGGCGGCCCTGGTGATCGAGGTCTCCGACCACCATCCGGCGCGGGTGGTGCGCGGCGACGGCCACGAGCAGGAGGGCACCGACCCGGGCGAAGCGGATCACGGGCGCGGGCTCCATCTCGTCGCCGCGCTCGCCGCTTCCTGGGGCATCACCTACCGGCCGGGCCTCAAGACCGTCTGGGCGCGCCTGCCGCTCGACGGCTTCGACGGCGCGGCCCCGGCCCGGGCCGGCGAGGCCCCCCGGCAGCGCGGGGTCCGGGCGGCCGAGATCCTCGCCCCCTCCCCGCGCGGAAGCGTCCGCGACGACCGCCAGTGGGTCGGCCGCGGCGCGCTCTCCTTCCTCGCAGAGGCCTCCGGCCTGCTCGCCGGGCAGCTCGACGAGGACATGGTCGCGGCCCTCGCCGGACAGCTGCTGGTGCCCAGGCTCGCCGACTGGTGCGCGGTCTGGCTGGACGGTGAGACAGGCCCGGCGCCCCGGCCGGCCCGGGTCTGGCACGCGGACGAGTCCGTCATCGAGGGCCTGCGGGAGGCACTGGCCGGGGATCCGCCCCGGTTACCGGACGAGCCGCGAGGGACCGCCGTACCGGTCCCGGTCGCCTGGCCGCCCGCCGACGCGGGCAGTGCGGTCGCGTTCCGGCTGACCGTCGGCGCACGGCCGCTCGGCACCCTGCTGCTCGGCCGCGAGGCACCACCGGGCGTCCCCGACGAGGCCCTCGCGCTGCTGGAGGACTTCGCCCGCCGCGTCGGCCTCGCGATCGGCGCGGCCCGCCAGTACACCCGGCAGGCCACGATCAGCCGGGTCCTGCAGCGCGGCCTCCTGCCCGCCCAGGTCGCCCGCATCCCCGGCGTCGACAGCTCCCTGGTCTACGAGCCGAGCGACGAGGGGCTGGCCGGGGGCGACTTCTACGACATCTTCCCGGCGGGCAGCGGCGGGCGCTGGTGCTTCATGCTCGGCGACGTCCAGGGCAGCGGGCCGGAGGCCGCCGTCGTGACCGGCCTCGCCCGGCCGTGGCTGCGGCTGCTCGCCCGTGAGGGCTACCAGGTCGCCGGCGTCCTCGACCGGCTGAACGGCCTACTCCTCGACGACGCGCTGGAGGCGGCCGAGGCGGCGGCGCTGACGGCGGCCGGGCCGGCCGCGGCCGGCCCGGCGGGCGCCGGCTCCGGGAGCGGCCACGAGGGCCCCCGGTCCCGGTTCCTGTCGCTGCTCTACGGCGAGCTGACACCGTTGCCGGAGGGCGGGGTCCGCTGCGCCCTCGCCTGCGCCGGCCACCCTCTTCCCCTGCTGCTGCGCCCCGACGGCACCGTCCGTCCCGCGGCCGCGTCGCAGCTCCTCCTCGGCGTGGTCGAGGACGTCGCGTACGAGAGCCAGACCTTCGAGCTCATGCCCGGCGACACTCTGCTGTGCGTCACCGACGGGGTCACGGAACGGCGGTCCGGACGGCGGATGTTCGACGACTCGGACGGGCTCGCCCAGGCGCTCGCCGGCTGCACCGGTCTCACCGCCGAGGAAGTGGCGGACCGGATACGCCGGGCGGTGCACACGTTCGCGGAGGCCCCGCCCGACGACGACCTCGCGCTGCTGGTGCTCCAGGCCCGCCGATCCCCGGGCCGCTGA
- the dnaJ gene encoding molecular chaperone DnaJ encodes MATDYYAVLGVRRDASQDEIKKAFRRLARELHPDVNPDPKTQERFKEINAAYEVLSDPQKKQVYDLGGDPLSGAAGGGAGGFGAGGFGAGGFGNFSDIMDAFFGTASQRGPRSRTRRGQDAMIRLEVELNEAAFGTTKDIQVDTAVVCTTCSGEGAAPGTSAQTCDMCRGRGEVSQVTRSFLGQVMTSRPCPQCQGFGTVVPTPCPECAGDGRVRSRRTLTVKIPAGVDNGTRIQLAGEGEVGPGGGPAGDLYVEIHELPHPVFQRRGDDLHCTVTIPMTAGALGTKVPLETLDGMEEVDIRPGTQSGQSIPLHGRGVTHLRGGGRGDLIVHVEVQTPSKLDPEQEHLLRELAKLRGEERPTGQFQPGQQGLFSRLKDAFNGR; translated from the coding sequence GTGGCCACGGACTACTACGCCGTACTGGGCGTACGCCGCGACGCATCGCAGGACGAGATCAAGAAGGCATTCCGGCGGCTCGCGCGGGAACTCCACCCGGACGTGAACCCGGACCCGAAGACGCAGGAGCGCTTCAAGGAGATCAACGCCGCCTACGAGGTGCTGTCGGACCCGCAGAAGAAGCAGGTCTACGACCTCGGCGGCGACCCGCTGTCCGGCGCCGCCGGCGGCGGCGCGGGCGGCTTCGGCGCCGGTGGCTTCGGCGCCGGTGGCTTCGGCAACTTCTCCGACATCATGGACGCGTTCTTCGGGACCGCCTCCCAGCGCGGACCGCGGTCGCGGACACGGCGCGGCCAGGACGCCATGATCCGGCTGGAGGTCGAACTCAACGAGGCGGCGTTCGGCACCACGAAGGACATCCAGGTCGACACCGCCGTCGTCTGCACGACCTGCTCGGGCGAGGGCGCCGCACCCGGTACGTCGGCGCAGACGTGCGACATGTGCCGTGGCCGTGGTGAGGTGTCGCAGGTCACCCGGTCCTTCCTGGGCCAGGTCATGACCTCGCGGCCGTGCCCCCAGTGCCAGGGCTTCGGGACCGTCGTGCCGACCCCGTGTCCGGAGTGCGCCGGTGACGGCCGGGTCCGGTCGCGCCGCACCCTGACGGTGAAGATCCCGGCCGGCGTCGACAACGGAACCCGCATCCAGCTCGCCGGAGAGGGCGAGGTCGGCCCCGGCGGCGGCCCCGCCGGCGATCTGTACGTCGAGATCCACGAACTGCCGCACCCGGTCTTCCAGCGCCGCGGTGACGATCTGCACTGCACGGTGACCATTCCCATGACCGCGGGCGCGCTCGGCACGAAGGTGCCGCTGGAGACGCTCGACGGCATGGAGGAGGTCGACATCCGCCCGGGCACCCAGTCCGGCCAGTCGATCCCGCTGCACGGCCGCGGTGTCACCCATCTGCGCGGCGGCGGACGCGGCGACCTGATCGTCCACGTCGAGGTGCAGACCCCCTCGAAGCTCGACCCGGAGCAGGAGCACCTGCTGCGGGAGCTGGCGAAGCTGCGCGGCGAGGAGCGGCCGACGGGCCAGTTCCAGCCGGGGCAGCAGGGGCTGTTCTCCCGCCTCAAGGACGCGTTCAACGGCAGGTGA
- the hrcA gene encoding heat-inducible transcriptional repressor HrcA → MLSERRLEVLRAIVQDYVGTEEPVGSKALTERHRLGVSPATVRNDMAVLEEEGFIAQPHTSAGRIPTDKGYRLFVDRLAGVKPLSSPERRAIQNFLEGAVDLDDVVARTVRLLAQLTRQVAVVQYPSLTRSTVRHVELLALAPARLMLVLITDTGRVEQRHVDCPAPFSDTSLADLRARLNSRVVGRRFTDVPQLVQDLPESFDLEDRATVSTVLSTLLETLVEDTEERLMIGGTANLTRFAHDFPLTIRPVLEALEEQVVLLKLLGEAKDSGMTVRIGHENLHEGLTSTSVVAVGYGSGDEAVAKLGVVGPTRMDYPGTMGAVRAVARYVGQILAES, encoded by the coding sequence ATGCTCAGCGAACGCAGACTCGAGGTGCTGCGCGCCATCGTCCAGGACTACGTGGGCACCGAGGAGCCCGTGGGCTCCAAGGCCCTCACCGAGCGGCACAGGCTCGGGGTCTCGCCGGCGACCGTGCGCAACGACATGGCGGTGCTGGAGGAGGAGGGCTTCATCGCCCAGCCCCACACCAGCGCCGGCCGCATCCCCACGGACAAGGGCTACCGCCTGTTCGTGGACAGGCTCGCGGGCGTCAAGCCGCTGTCGTCCCCGGAGCGCCGGGCGATCCAGAACTTCCTCGAGGGCGCGGTCGACCTCGACGACGTCGTCGCCCGCACGGTGCGGCTGCTGGCGCAGCTGACCCGGCAGGTCGCCGTCGTCCAGTACCCGTCGCTCACCCGCTCCACGGTGCGGCACGTGGAGCTGCTGGCGCTCGCCCCGGCCCGGCTGATGCTGGTGCTGATCACGGACACGGGGCGGGTCGAGCAGCGGCACGTCGACTGCCCCGCGCCGTTCTCCGACACGTCGCTGGCCGACCTGCGGGCCCGGCTCAACAGCCGCGTCGTCGGACGGCGGTTCACCGATGTGCCGCAACTGGTGCAGGACCTTCCGGAGTCCTTCGACCTGGAGGACCGCGCCACGGTCTCCACCGTGCTCTCGACCCTCCTCGAGACACTGGTCGAGGACACAGAGGAACGGCTGATGATCGGCGGCACCGCCAATCTGACGCGCTTCGCGCACGACTTCCCCCTCACCATCCGGCCCGTGCTGGAGGCGCTGGAGGAGCAGGTCGTGCTGCTGAAGCTGCTCGGTGAGGCCAAGGACTCGGGCATGACCGTACGGATCGGGCACGAGAACCTCCATGAGGGACTCACTTCCACATCCGTCGTCGCGGTCGGCTACGGTTCGGGCGACGAGGCAGTCGCCAAACTCGGCGTGGTCGGACCGACCCGCATGGACTACCCCGGAACGATGGGAGCGGTACGCGCAGTGGCACGTTACGTCGGACAGATCCTGGCGGAGTCGTAA